The proteins below are encoded in one region of Longimicrobium sp.:
- a CDS encoding NAD(P)/FAD-dependent oxidoreductase — GVAALRRLGALDAVLAAGPAPLDGWRIAADDHAFEGRFPRGVRGLGIPREVLDTILLNHARQAGAQVRTGLKVTDLVRRAGRVAGVVTDAGEIHARMVVGADGLRSVVVRRLDLLRRGPKLRKLALTAHVRGLAALRGRGELQARGCGCLGVAEVGGGLANVTVVASGHEMHEVGGGREAYFDSALRSYGLHGVQRVDEVLATGPFDWPVRRAVADGALLVGDAAGYFDPFTGQGIYRALRGAELAAPAIDHALRTGNVSADALGSYERARRRAFAPGERLQHMIEAFVARPELLRWAADRFARRPALGDAIIRATGDVNPIRSLLRPSLLAQLVA, encoded by the coding sequence CGGGCGTCGCCGCCCTCCGCCGCTTGGGCGCGCTCGACGCGGTGCTCGCCGCCGGCCCCGCGCCGCTGGACGGGTGGCGCATCGCCGCGGATGACCACGCATTCGAGGGCCGCTTCCCAAGGGGCGTGCGGGGACTGGGGATCCCGCGCGAAGTGCTGGACACGATCCTCCTGAACCACGCGCGCCAGGCCGGGGCCCAGGTCCGCACGGGGCTGAAGGTCACGGACCTGGTTCGGCGCGCGGGACGGGTGGCGGGCGTGGTGACGGACGCGGGTGAGATCCACGCGCGGATGGTTGTCGGCGCGGACGGGCTGCGCTCCGTGGTCGTGCGGCGACTGGACCTGCTGCGGCGCGGCCCCAAGCTGCGGAAGCTCGCGCTGACGGCGCATGTGCGGGGGCTCGCGGCCCTTCGCGGGCGCGGGGAGCTGCAGGCGCGCGGGTGCGGCTGCCTGGGCGTGGCGGAGGTCGGCGGAGGGCTGGCGAACGTGACGGTCGTGGCGTCCGGACACGAGATGCACGAGGTCGGCGGCGGGCGCGAGGCATACTTCGATTCAGCGCTCCGTAGTTACGGCCTCCATGGCGTCCAGCGAGTGGACGAGGTGCTGGCGACAGGCCCGTTCGACTGGCCGGTGCGCCGGGCGGTGGCGGATGGTGCCCTGCTGGTCGGTGACGCAGCGGGCTACTTCGACCCGTTCACCGGCCAGGGCATCTACCGCGCCCTCCGCGGGGCCGAACTGGCGGCCCCGGCGATCGACCACGCGCTCCGGACCGGGAACGTTTCCGCAGACGCGCTCGGCTCGTACGAGCGAGCCCGCCGGCGTGCCTTCGCCCCGGGGGAGCGGCTTCAGCACATGATCGAGGCGTTCGTCGCGCGCCCGGAGCTGCTCCGGTGGGCCGCGGACCGCTTCGCCCGGCGCCCCGCACTCGG